In Torulaspora delbrueckii CBS 1146 chromosome 1, complete genome, one genomic interval encodes:
- the ATG5 gene encoding Atg5p (similar to Saccharomyces cerevisiae ATG5 (YPL149W); ancestral locus Anc_8.666) encodes MSINDIRQLVWQGALNVQITVKPTLLAVDESPKDCAVNLRIPRDIYLTCYLPAIINRVRDSLRVDLDDEEQHIWLEFENVPLYWNYPAGVLYDSMIGLNPSEREDKDAENSLEVWRLELAQGPKLPPGVIPLTGGLQQIRSYLMHQWKQACFILNGSSKQVMSLSMQESSRFWESVVTRDQENFIYVANKVIPFKPRFIPVIIHQTLPEVKLFQPVTVHSKDDGTRTKLIDLIQAQFPNLFQKDHVTLSKVVSNGIELPLTEDLYDLYNRLFSLDGFLHLSICLITDSEYAEEASK; translated from the coding sequence ATGTCAATCAATGATATTAGGCAACTGGTCTGGCAAGGTGCGCTGAACGTGCAAATAACGGTGAAGCCCACCCTCCTGGCAGTCGACGAAAGTCCCAAAGATTGTGCAGTAAACCTTAGGATACCGAGAGACATCTACTTGACGTGCTACTTACCTGCAATTATAAACAGAGTACGAGATTCTCTGAGGGTGGATCTAGATGATGAGGAACAGCATATTTGGCTCGAATTCGAGAATGTGCCCTTGTACTGGAACTATCCAGCAGGAGTGCTTTACGATTCTATGATAGGGTTGAATCCATCTGAGAGAGAGGACAAAGATGCTGAAAATTCATTGGAGGTATGGCGGCTGGAGCTGGCTCAAGGACCAAAATTACCGCCCGGAGTAATACCCTTAACGGGGGGACTGCAGCAGATTCGAAGTTATTTGATGCATCAATGGAAACAGGCATGCTTTATACTCAATGGGTCCTCAAAGCAGGTAATGTCTTTGTCAATGCAAGAATCCAGCCGGTTTTGGGAAAGTGTTGTTACtagagatcaagaaaatttcatttaCGTTGCCAACAAAGTTATTCCATTCAAGCCTCGTTTTATTCCAGTAATAATCCATCAAACTCTCCCAGAAGTAAAACTGTTCCAGCCTGTGACGGTTCATTCAAAGGATGATGGCACACGAACAAAACTTATAGATTTAATCCAAGCTCAGTTCCCTAATTTATTTCAGAAGGACCATGTGACTTTATCAAAAGTAGTGTCGAATGGTATTGAGTTACCATTGACTGAAGATCTTTACGATTTGTACAATCGTTTGTTCAGTCTTGATGGGTTTTTGCATTTGTCCATATGCCTGATAACAGACAGCGAGTATGCAGAAGAAGCCTCGAAGTAA